Within the Salvia hispanica cultivar TCC Black 2014 chromosome 4, UniMelb_Shisp_WGS_1.0, whole genome shotgun sequence genome, the region AGGATTGGAAATGAGACAGCTGAGTATTAAGAATTTACATTATTGAGTTGGAAAATTAgttgtgattaattaataaaaaagagagcATATAGGTGCCCAACTCATTTAGTAAAactgaataaaaatttaaaacagtACTACGATGTCATTCTATGTTCTTCAATTACTAACATATTGTTTCAAACAAAATGTTAGTACtaacatatttaaataatttttgaacaaaatttaaagagaATGAGAGGCTTTTTTCCAATCCATAAGAATCTTCCAAGACTAGAAACAAATGTAGATTTGTTCTAAGGAACCTTCAAAATCGAAGTGTGTACTGCAAAAATCAGCTACATTTCAACATACACCTATACATGATCAATCACCAGCCAGGATTCCTCATTCCTTGCTACAATCAAGCTAAGTCAAATGAAGCCAATCCATCTGTATGAGGCTGTTTATTGTAGTACACTTAGTTTGCCACGGCCGTCGCATGTAGCACAGGATCGAGCAGATGAGCACTTTGTGCAGTAGCTCCACTTCTTCGGAAGCCTGTCCACAGAGAATGAGATAATACATATTACTGCTATATGGTGAAGACAAGTAAAATCGATAGGAACAAACAGCCTAACCCTGCTGTGTATCTAGTTGCTGCGTTTTGTGACGTCAATCTTGCTCTTTCTGCACTTGCCTCAGACAATCTCTTTAGCACAAATCCTTCTCCTTTGCATTCAGAGCACACACCTGAACCTCCACAGTCATCGCATGTTCTTGTTGGAGCCTTTCTACCACAACAATCACAGTCAAAGGAACATCAACATAAGTAAAGAAAATAGGATGCAAGTCtctgaatttaattttttagccACCAATTCTTGCTTTTGATTAATGTAACATGTATTTTGATGCTTTTCAGCCTTCAACATAGTTTGTTCCTTCACTTTCTCCATTATAACTCTGTATGTTTGGTTTAGTATCAGGATAAGGAATTATCTTGTTGAGCAAATGACTAAAAGCAACTAGAAATGCAATGCTCTAAATAGGTTCTTATATCTTAAGTAAACGTCCCTTGAAGCATGTATGCTATAATGATAATATGTTAGAGGCCATTTTTCAGGGGTTTCCAGCAGTATTTAAGGCAATAAGAATCATTATATGGCTTAAATAATCATATCTTCTACagaaagaaaatgacattTCATTCAATCGAAGACAATGTGAGGAGTAAATTCTCCGACTAATGTAAGGCTCATAAAAAAAACCTGTCCCTTCACATATTGCATTAGTTTTGGTACAACATTTTACATGTGAAATGCTTGGCTCATAACTTTCTCTTATAAGGAGATGCAGTTATATCAAGTTAGGACACATATATACCTCAGTCACTTCAGAGTTTTTAGTTTTCCTAATAAGAAATGTAGCAGCTGCACCAACAAATGTTGCAGCCACGGCTACAGAGGCCGCTGTTTCTGGTAGTGAAGACAGTACTTTTACTGTTTCTCTTCTTCGTGTTTTTGCCTTGTAAACATTCACCGACCCAAAACTGACCCTGGACTTCGAACTTATCGAATCTGCACAAAAAAGTGAATAACAGATCTAAAAGTACTGAATACAAGA harbors:
- the LOC125218699 gene encoding uncharacterized protein LOC125218699, with the protein product MELTSLNLNLSLAPFNFNSISSKSRVSFGSVNVYKAKTRRRETVKVLSSLPETAASVAVAATFVGAAATFLIRKTKNSEVTEAPTRTCDDCGGSGVCSECKGEGFVLKRLSEASAERARLTSQNAATRYTAGLPKKWSYCTKCSSARSCATCDGRGKLSVLQ